The DNA region CACCTGGCCGTAGAGCACGTTCGGGGCCGGGTTGGCCTTGACGAAGTAGTCGTTGACGAACCGCAGGTTGTTCAGCAGGTGGGTGAGCTGGCCGGAGGCGGCGTAGCCGGACCGGTACTCCACCGCACCCCAGGCGAGCATGGTGGTGGTGAAGGCCATCGGGAAGCCGAACTTCACGTGGTCGCCGGCGTCGTACCAGCCGCCGGTCAGGTCGATCCCGACGTCGGAGCCGTCACGCAGGGCGGAGTCACCCCGCCAGGAGACCCGGTTCCAGTCCGGCAGTTTGCCGGACTGCTGCGCCTCGTAGAACAGCAGGGACTTCTGGAGCGCCTCGGCGTAGTTGAAGGCGGGCGCGGCGGCGCTGGTCGAGGCGTCGCCGGAGGTCGGGGCGGCGACGGCCGTCCCCGGTACGCCGAGCACCAGCGCCAGCCCGGTGACCAGGGCGGTACCCGCCGTGCGGAGGCGACGGGACCAGGGTTCGCGGTGGCCGGAACAGTCGCGGCGCGCGCGACCCGGCCCGGAGGTGTGGTGCATCGACTGCTCCTGTCGGTGCGGCGCAGGCAGCGCCGACGCGCGACCGCGCGTCGGAATTGGACGGCTGCCCGCTAGGTGGCGAGGGTGGGATCCAGCAGGACCGGGAGCGCTCCCATGGATAGCTAGCAATGTAATGTGGCAGCGGGTGGTTTGGGAAGCCACCAGGAAGTGGTGCGCAGCGTCCATCCGGCCTGGTGCGTTACGGCGACACGCCGTCGCAGGCCCCGGATTCGTCTCCGCTGTCCCGACAGGAGATCCTCCCGTCCGCCCGATTCAGACCGTTCACCTGAGATCAACACCGACGGTGGGCAGGCAGACTTGGGTCATCCCCCGACCAGGTCGGGAAGCTCGCTGCGTACCAACCACCGGAAAACGGCCGTCGGTGTCCCTCCGACGGCCGTTTTCTCCCCCACCGGTAGCCGGGCCGCCCGCCGCAGAGCAGCAAAGCAAAGGGCAGGCCCTCCGCACCGGAAGTCCTGCCCTTCTCACCATCCTCCGCACCGGAGGACGGTCGTCTGTTTCCCGGTCAGCCCGTACGCTGCGCCGGAACCTCGGCGGTCAGGGGCACGGTCAGGGTCAACAATCCGCCGTCCGGCTCTACCGTGGCCGGTCGGCCCAGCCGACGCAGGGTCCGCAGCATCGGGGTGTTGTCGGCCTGGGTGTGCAGCACCACGGCCGCGTACCCGCTCGTCTCGGCCTGCCGGGTCAACCGCCGCAGCAGGGTCGAACCCAGCCCGCGCCGCTGCCAGTCGTCACGCACCAGCAACGCCACCTCGGCCTCGTCGCCCTCGGCCAGCAGGTTCGCCATCGCCACCACGGACTCCCGACCCGCTTCCGGGTCGGTGGTGACCGCGACCAGGGTCAGCCCTCGGGTCGGCTCCAGCAGCCGCCGCAACCGTGCCGGGGACGGTGTACCCGCCCCGCCCAGGTAGCGCCGTTGCCGGGTGCTCGGCGAGCAGGCCCGGTGCAATTCGACCACCGCGGCCAGGTCCTCGGCGACGGCCGGCCGAACGGTCAACTCGGCCCCGTCGGGCAGGACCAGGGTGATCTGCTCGGCGTACCGGCCGGCCGCGGTGGCCCCCAGCTCCAGCAGGGCCTGCGCCCGGGCGTACTCCGCCGGGGTGTAGCTCGGGGCCACCCGACTCAGGTGATACGACCCCCCGCCGGGGTCGGCCAACTGCATCGTCGTCCCGTCGATGCCGGACCGGGCTTCGGGCCGCCAGCTCACCTCGTCCGCGCCGAGCAGGGCCCGCAGCACCTCCCCGGTCGCGTCCGGGTCGCGAACCAGCCGGGTAGCCAGCCCGAGCACCCGGGTCGGCTGGTCGACCAGGCCACGCGCCTCGCTGCGCGCCACCCAGCAGTCTCGTCCCCGACCCCGCTCCACCGCAGCGATGAGGTCGGTCTCGTCGAGGGTGTCCGGCGCGTCGACCAGGAAGTCGTCGACGGCCCCCTGCTCGGTGGTGTGTACCTGCACGGTGAGGATGTTGACTCCGCGCAACGCGAGGCTGGCCGTCAGCACCGACAGGTAGCCCGGTCGGTCGTCGACGGTGGCCCGGATCCGCCACAGGGTCATTGTTGCCTCCCTTCCCGCACCACCCTCGCGCCCGGCTGTTGCCGGCGGATTGCCTGGCCGTGTCGTGCCGCGACCAGCCCTGCGGTGTGCGTCACAGCAGGCCAGGGGCGGTCACTGCTTGGCTACGACCGGCGGGGTGTCGACCAGGTCCAGCCGATCGCCGAGGATCACCGCGCTGGCCCGGACCAACTGGGCCAACCGGTCCACCTCGGTGCAGTGGAAGGTGGCCGGGGTCAGTGCCTCGCTGCGTTCCCGGCACACGACCATGACCAACCCGGCCCGACCGAAGGGGGCGATCGCGAAGTGCCCGCCGTCCGGAACGGTAAGCGACCGGGCCCGCAGGGGGGTCACCTCCGGCAGTTTCGGCGGCACCGGGGTACGCCAACTGGCGTGCCCGACCGTGGCCCCACCGCCGTCGGTCCGGCTGGCCCAGTCGGCCGGTACCACGGCCGCTACCGCCCAGTCGGCGGCCAGCAGCCCGGGTACCGCGTCGACCAGGGTGGCCAACCCGTCGGCCGGGTTGGCGGCGACCTGCGCCAACAACTCGGCGTCCTGGCCGGTGGTGGTGGGCGCGCCGATCGCCCGCCACACCCCGTCCACCTGGACCCCCGGGATCGCCGCCAGCCCGGCCAGCAGCCGCTCCACCCGGGCGGCGCCCGGCCACACCACGGTGAAGTCGTCGACCGCCCGCCCGCCGAGACGTTCCAGCACGACCACCTGGACGATGTCCGCGCCCGACACCCCCAGGGTCCGGGCCACCTGGCCGAGGGTGCCCGGACGGTCCGGCAGGGTGACCCGTACGCGCAACAACATCTCGAACCCTCCGCTCGGCAGGCCGGCACCCGGAGGTGGCCGGCAGGCTGATCTCCAGGGTGGCAGTTGACCATTTCGCCCCCGTTGCGGCGGCATGTCTCGAGAGTCAAACCTGACCTTGACAAGCCGGCGGAGCTGCCCTGGACTGTCCGGATGACCGATCCGGGCAGCCAGTGGAATCAGGGCGACGACCCGCCCGCCGGTCTGGACCTCGGCCGGCTTCGCCGCTACCTGGCCGAGCACCGGCCCGAGCTGGCCACCGATCCCCTGCGGGCCCAGTTGATCGCCGGGGGCCGGTCCAACCTGACCTACCTGCTCTGGGCCGGGGACCAGGAGTTGGTGCTGCGCCGCCCACCCCTCGGGCACGTGTTGGCCACCGCCCACGACATGGCCCGGGAGTTCCGGGTGATCTCCGCACTCGCCGACACCGAGGTTCCGGTGCCGCACGCGGTACTGCTCTGCCCCGATCCGGAGGTGCTCGGGGCACCCTTCTACCTGATGCGACGGATGCCCGGCGAAGTGTTCCGCGGTCGGCGGCAGACCGACCGGCTCAGCGCTGAACAGCGCCACGGGCTGGCCATGGCGATGATGGACACCCTGGCGGCCCTGCACACGGTCGCCCCCGAGGCGGTGAACCTGGCCGACTTCGGTCGCCCCGAGGGCTACCTGGCCCGGCAGGTACGCCGCTGGGCCGGGCAGTTGGACCGCTCCCGCAGCCGGGTGCTGCCCGGCATCGACGAGCTACGTGATCTGCTGGCCGCCACCGTCCCGGCGAGTCACCCCGTCGGCCGCATCGTGCACGGCGACTACCGGCTGGACAATCTGCTCGCCACGATCGAACCGGTGGCCGTCTCGGCCGTACTGGACTGGGAGATGGCCACCCTCGGCGACCCCCTGGCCGACCTGGGGCTGCTGCTGACCTACTGGGAGGTGCTCGGCGGCGTCGATCCCCCCGAGGGCACCCAGGGCGCCGAGCACCCGGGTCCGGGGGCCGGCTTCCCGACCGGCGCCGAACTGATCGACAGGTACGCCGCCCGCAGCGGCGTCGACGTCGGCCCGCTGCACTGGCACCTGGCCCTGGGCTGCTTCAAACTCGCCGTGATCTGCGAGGGTATCCACTACCGGCACACCCTCGGGCAGACCCTGGGCGAGGGCTTCGACACCATCGGCGACCTGGTGGCACCGCTGGTCGCCCACGGTCTGTCCGCGGTACGGGAGAGCTGATGGACTTCCGGTACGACACCCGCACCGAACAGCTGCGCGCGGAGCTGACCGACTTCCTGGCGCAGCACGTTTACCCGGCCGAGGCGGTGCACGCCGAGCAGGTGGCCGCCGCCGGGGACCCCTGGGCCCGCCCGCCGGTGCTGGCGCAGTTGCAGGCCGAGGCCCGACGGCGGGGCCTGTGGAACCTGTTCCTGCCCGACCCCCGCTACGGTGCCGGGCTGACCAACCTCCAGTACGCCCCGCTGGCCGAACTGACCGGCCACAGCCCGTACCTGGCCCCGGAGGCGCTCAACTGCGCCGCGCCGGACACCGGCAACATGGAACTGCTGGCCGAGTTCGGCTCTCCCGCCCAGCGGGAACGCTGGCTGATGCCGCTGCTGGACGGGCAGATCCGGTCCGCCTTCTGCATGACCGAGCCCCAGGTGGCCTCCTCCGACGCCACCAACATCGCCACCTCCATCCGCCGCGACGGCGACCACTACGTCATCGACGGCCGCAAGTGGTGGTCCTCCGGGGCGATGGATCCGACCTGCGCGATCTTCATCGTGATGGGCCGGACCGATCCGAACGCCGAGCGGCACCGGCAGCAGAGCATGATCCTGGTCCCCCGGGACACCCCGGGGGTCACCGTCCGCCGAGGCATGACGGTGTACGGCTACCGCGACGCCCCGCACGGCGGGCACGCCGAGATCGACTTCACCGGGGTACGGGTGCCGGCGGAGAACCTGATCGGCACCGAGGGGGGTGGCTTCGCCATCGCGCAGGCCCGACTGGGCCCGGGCCGCATCCACCACTGCATGCGGCTGATCGGCATGGCCGAACGGGCCCTGGAACTGCTCTGCCGACGGGTCACCGAGCGGATCGCCTTCGGCCGACCCCTGGCCGAGCAGGGGGTGGTGCGCGAGTGGATCGCCGAGTCCCGGGTCCGCATCGAACAGGCCCGGTTGCTGGTGCTCAAGACCGCCTGGCTGATGGACACCGTCGGCAACAAGGGGGCCCACACCGAGATCCAGGCCATCAAGATCGCCACCCCGGCGATGGCCGAATGGGTCATCGACAAGGCCATCCAGGCCCACGGGGCCGCCGGAGTCAGCCAGGACACCCCCCTGGCCGCCCTCTGGGCCCAGGCCCGCACCCTCCGACTGGCCGACGGCCCCGACGAGGTCCACCGAGCCAGCCTCGCCCGCCGCGAACTACGCCGCTGGACGACCTGATCCCCCACCTGCCGGCCCACCTGAACCCGCCTGCCGGCCGGCCTGATCCCACCTCGGACGAGCCCCGCCTGCCGGGCGCCGTTACGCCGAAACGGCGGGGTAGACCAAGGCGGGACACCGCCACTACGCCGTAACGGAGTCGATCACCCGCAGGGGGGCAGCGAAGCCGACCGCGCGCTTCGGGCAGGCTGGGCGCTGGTCAGGCGGGTCGATCGCCCCGAGGTCCGCCCGCTGGTCAGGCGGAGGCGCGCTCGACCAGTTGGGTCTGGAGCACGATGTGCGGGGCGGGGATCTCGTCGCCGCGGATGCGGGCCACCAGCAGCCGGGCCATCTGTCGGCCCATCTCCTCGACCGGCTGGAAGACCGAGGTCAGCGGGGGTACGGCCTGCCGGGCGATCGGTGCGTCGTCGAAGCCGATCACGGCCACGTCCTGTGGTACCCGGCGGCCGGCGTCGCGCAGGGTACGCATCGCCCCGAAGGCCATCAGGTCGGCCGCTACGAAGACCGCGTCCAGATCCGGGCAGCGGTCCAGCAGTTGCCGCATGGCGGTCGCACCGCTCTCCTCGCTGAAGTCGCCGTACGCGATCAGGTCGGGGTTGATGCCGAACCCGGCGGTGCGTACCGCGTCCCGGTAGCCGGAGAGGCGGGCCAGGCCGGCGCCCATGTCCTGAGGGCCGGCGATGGTGGCGATGCGC from Micromonospora sp. NBC_01739 includes:
- a CDS encoding amino acid-binding protein; protein product: MLLRVRVTLPDRPGTLGQVARTLGVSGADIVQVVVLERLGGRAVDDFTVVWPGAARVERLLAGLAAIPGVQVDGVWRAIGAPTTTGQDAELLAQVAANPADGLATLVDAVPGLLAADWAVAAVVPADWASRTDGGGATVGHASWRTPVPPKLPEVTPLRARSLTVPDGGHFAIAPFGRAGLVMVVCRERSEALTPATFHCTEVDRLAQLVRASAVILGDRLDLVDTPPVVAKQ
- a CDS encoding phosphotransferase family protein — its product is MTDPGSQWNQGDDPPAGLDLGRLRRYLAEHRPELATDPLRAQLIAGGRSNLTYLLWAGDQELVLRRPPLGHVLATAHDMAREFRVISALADTEVPVPHAVLLCPDPEVLGAPFYLMRRMPGEVFRGRRQTDRLSAEQRHGLAMAMMDTLAALHTVAPEAVNLADFGRPEGYLARQVRRWAGQLDRSRSRVLPGIDELRDLLAATVPASHPVGRIVHGDYRLDNLLATIEPVAVSAVLDWEMATLGDPLADLGLLLTYWEVLGGVDPPEGTQGAEHPGPGAGFPTGAELIDRYAARSGVDVGPLHWHLALGCFKLAVICEGIHYRHTLGQTLGEGFDTIGDLVAPLVAHGLSAVRES
- a CDS encoding acyl-CoA dehydrogenase family protein; this translates as MDFRYDTRTEQLRAELTDFLAQHVYPAEAVHAEQVAAAGDPWARPPVLAQLQAEARRRGLWNLFLPDPRYGAGLTNLQYAPLAELTGHSPYLAPEALNCAAPDTGNMELLAEFGSPAQRERWLMPLLDGQIRSAFCMTEPQVASSDATNIATSIRRDGDHYVIDGRKWWSSGAMDPTCAIFIVMGRTDPNAERHRQQSMILVPRDTPGVTVRRGMTVYGYRDAPHGGHAEIDFTGVRVPAENLIGTEGGGFAIAQARLGPGRIHHCMRLIGMAERALELLCRRVTERIAFGRPLAEQGVVREWIAESRVRIEQARLLVLKTAWLMDTVGNKGAHTEIQAIKIATPAMAEWVIDKAIQAHGAAGVSQDTPLAALWAQARTLRLADGPDEVHRASLARRELRRWTT
- a CDS encoding GNAT family N-acetyltransferase, encoding MTLWRIRATVDDRPGYLSVLTASLALRGVNILTVQVHTTEQGAVDDFLVDAPDTLDETDLIAAVERGRGRDCWVARSEARGLVDQPTRVLGLATRLVRDPDATGEVLRALLGADEVSWRPEARSGIDGTTMQLADPGGGSYHLSRVAPSYTPAEYARAQALLELGATAAGRYAEQITLVLPDGAELTVRPAVAEDLAAVVELHRACSPSTRQRRYLGGAGTPSPARLRRLLEPTRGLTLVAVTTDPEAGRESVVAMANLLAEGDEAEVALLVRDDWQRRGLGSTLLRRLTRQAETSGYAAVVLHTQADNTPMLRTLRRLGRPATVEPDGGLLTLTVPLTAEVPAQRTG